In a single window of the Desulfofundulus luciae genome:
- the ftsH gene encoding ATP-dependent zinc metalloprotease FtsH yields the protein MSKVLKNLSIYLLIVLVIIMLIKYTQPPATGMEDWTYNRFYQAVNQGQVQEVTIQSREHTNLITGTTKNGIKFQVTGLKNDAQIAAFLLEKGVEVKIQEPPSPGWWANILTSLLPILIFVLLFFFMMQQTQGGGNRVMSFGKSRARLHTDDKKRVTFADVAGADEVKEELQEIVEFLKNPKKFAELGARIPKGVLLYGPPGTGKTLLARAVAGEAGVPFFSISGSDFVEMFVGVGASRVRDLFDQAKKNAPCIVFIDEIDAVGRQRGAGLGGGHDEREQTLNQLLVEMDGFSPNEGIIIIAATNRPDILDPALLRPGRFDRQIVVDIPDVAGRKEILKVHVRGKPLAPDVDLDVLARRTPGFTGADLANLVNEAALLAARNNKNQITMQELEDSIERVIAGPEKKSKVISEQEKKLVSYHEAGHAVVGYLLPNTDPVHKVSIIPRGRAGGYTLLLPKEDRYYMTRSMLLDQVTMLLAGRVAEALVLKEISTGAQNDLERATEIVRRMVMEYGMSEELGPMTLGRKQETVFLGRDLARDRNYGEEVAAAIDKEVRRMIESCYNRAKELLEKHMDTLHLVAKTLFEKETLEAEEFAALMKQAGEEEHSARN from the coding sequence TTGAGCAAGGTCCTGAAAAATTTGAGCATATACCTTCTGATCGTGCTCGTTATTATAATGCTGATTAAATATACTCAGCCACCTGCTACCGGGATGGAAGACTGGACTTACAACAGGTTTTACCAGGCAGTAAATCAGGGCCAGGTTCAGGAAGTGACCATTCAGTCCCGGGAACATACAAACCTGATCACCGGAACAACGAAAAACGGTATTAAGTTTCAGGTTACGGGGTTAAAAAATGATGCTCAGATAGCTGCTTTTTTGTTGGAAAAAGGGGTTGAGGTAAAAATTCAAGAGCCCCCCTCACCGGGCTGGTGGGCCAACATCCTGACGAGCCTTTTGCCCATTTTAATTTTCGTGTTGCTCTTCTTCTTCATGATGCAGCAGACCCAGGGCGGGGGCAACCGGGTAATGTCCTTCGGCAAAAGCAGGGCCCGCCTGCATACCGACGATAAAAAACGGGTAACCTTTGCAGATGTAGCGGGTGCCGATGAGGTCAAGGAAGAGCTGCAGGAGATTGTGGAGTTCCTGAAAAACCCCAAGAAGTTTGCCGAGCTGGGGGCCCGCATTCCCAAAGGGGTGCTCCTCTACGGGCCGCCCGGGACGGGCAAGACCCTTCTGGCCAGGGCCGTGGCCGGGGAAGCCGGTGTACCCTTTTTCAGCATCAGCGGTTCGGATTTTGTGGAGATGTTTGTGGGTGTCGGTGCTTCCCGGGTGCGGGACCTTTTTGACCAGGCCAAGAAAAACGCCCCCTGCATTGTTTTCATAGACGAAATTGATGCCGTGGGCCGGCAGCGGGGTGCGGGCCTGGGCGGCGGCCATGACGAGCGGGAACAGACCCTGAACCAGCTCCTGGTGGAAATGGACGGTTTCAGTCCCAACGAAGGGATCATCATCATTGCCGCCACCAACCGGCCGGACATCCTGGACCCCGCCCTGTTAAGGCCGGGCCGCTTTGACCGGCAGATTGTGGTAGACATTCCCGACGTGGCGGGGCGCAAGGAGATTCTCAAGGTGCACGTGCGGGGGAAACCCCTGGCCCCGGACGTGGACCTGGATGTGCTGGCCCGGCGCACCCCCGGTTTTACCGGGGCCGACCTGGCCAACCTGGTGAACGAGGCCGCCCTTTTGGCTGCCCGCAACAATAAAAACCAGATTACCATGCAGGAACTGGAGGATTCCATTGAACGGGTGATTGCCGGTCCGGAGAAAAAATCCAAGGTCATCAGTGAACAGGAAAAGAAGCTGGTGTCCTATCATGAAGCCGGCCACGCGGTGGTGGGATACCTCCTGCCCAATACGGATCCCGTCCACAAGGTTTCCATCATTCCCCGGGGCAGGGCCGGGGGGTACACCCTGCTCTTGCCCAAGGAAGACCGTTACTATATGACCCGCTCCATGCTCTTGGACCAGGTGACCATGCTGCTGGCCGGCCGGGTGGCGGAGGCCCTGGTGTTGAAAGAAATAAGCACCGGTGCCCAGAACGACCTGGAGCGGGCTACCGAAATTGTCCGGCGCATGGTTATGGAGTACGGCATGAGTGAGGAGCTTGGTCCCATGACCCTGGGGCGTAAACAGGAAACGGTATTTTTAGGGCGGGACCTGGCCCGGGACCGGAACTACGGCGAGGAAGTGGCCGCGGCCATCGACAAGGAAGTCCGGCGCATGATTGAAAGCTGTTACAACCGGGCCAAAGAGCTTTTGGAAAAGCACATGGACACGCTGCACCTGGTGGCCAAAACCCTCTTTGAGAAAGAAACCCTGGAGGCGGAGGAATTTGCCGCCCTGATGAAACAGGCCGGGGAAGAGGAGCACAGCGCCAGGAATTAA
- a CDS encoding formate--tetrahydrofolate ligase, translating to MPYDATKMADWQIAEEAEKNMPTPDEWRARLGLEKDEVIPYGRICKLDFMKIIERLKDRPNGKYINVTAITPTPLGEGKTTTTIGLVEGLGKRGKNVGCAIRQPSGGPTFNIKGTAAGGGNALAIPMTEFSLGLTGDLNDIMNAHNLAMVALTARMQHERNYDDAELAKRNLRRLNIDPTRVEMGWTIDFCAQALRNIIIGIGGRMDGYMMQSKFQIAVSSELMAILAVANDLKDLRERIGKIIVAYDMKGNPVTTSDLEVAGAMTAFMRNTINPTLISTVEYQPVLVHAGPFANIAIGQSSIIADRIGLKMFDYHVTESGFAADIGFEKFWNVKCRMSGLVPNVSVIVATIRALKMHGGGPKVVPGRPIPEEYTRENLPLLEKGIENLVHHIGIVKKAGINPVVCINSFYTDTPEEIKLVRRLVEQAGARCAVSEHWLKGGEGALELADAVIDACNDPVDFKFLYPLEMPLRQRVEVIAREVYGADGVVWTPEAEAKAKAIEENPAYRDFATMMVKTHLSLSHDPNLKGVPKGWVLPVRDVLIFAGAKFLCPMTGTISLMPGTSSDPAFRRIDVDVNTGKVIGLF from the coding sequence ATGCCTTACGATGCCACCAAGATGGCGGACTGGCAAATTGCTGAGGAAGCGGAAAAGAATATGCCCACTCCCGATGAGTGGCGGGCAAGGCTGGGCCTGGAGAAGGATGAGGTCATTCCCTACGGCAGGATCTGCAAGCTCGATTTCATGAAGATCATCGAGCGCCTTAAGGACAGGCCGAACGGCAAATATATCAATGTTACAGCCATTACTCCCACCCCCCTGGGAGAGGGTAAGACAACCACCACGATCGGCCTGGTCGAAGGTCTGGGTAAGCGGGGCAAGAATGTGGGCTGTGCCATCCGTCAGCCGTCGGGCGGTCCTACTTTTAACATTAAAGGTACGGCGGCCGGCGGCGGCAACGCTCTGGCCATTCCCATGACCGAGTTCTCCCTGGGTCTGACGGGCGACCTCAACGACATCATGAATGCCCACAACCTGGCGATGGTAGCCCTTACCGCCCGCATGCAACACGAGCGGAACTACGATGATGCCGAGCTGGCTAAGAGGAACCTGCGCCGCCTGAATATCGACCCCACCCGGGTGGAAATGGGCTGGACGATCGACTTCTGTGCCCAGGCGCTGCGCAACATCATCATCGGCATCGGCGGCCGGATGGACGGCTACATGATGCAGTCCAAGTTCCAGATTGCCGTCAGCTCCGAGCTTATGGCCATCCTGGCGGTGGCGAACGATCTAAAAGATCTACGCGAACGCATAGGCAAGATCATCGTGGCCTACGATATGAAGGGTAACCCGGTTACCACCAGTGACCTGGAAGTGGCCGGTGCCATGACCGCCTTCATGCGCAACACCATCAACCCCACCCTGATCTCGACTGTGGAGTACCAGCCGGTGTTAGTCCATGCCGGTCCGTTTGCCAACATCGCCATTGGCCAGTCGTCGATTATCGCCGACCGGATCGGGCTGAAGATGTTTGACTACCACGTTACCGAGAGCGGTTTTGCCGCCGACATCGGTTTCGAGAAATTCTGGAACGTCAAGTGCCGCATGAGCGGTCTGGTGCCCAACGTTTCTGTAATAGTGGCAACCATTCGCGCTCTGAAGATGCATGGCGGCGGGCCGAAGGTCGTGCCGGGCCGGCCGATCCCCGAAGAGTACACCAGGGAAAACCTGCCGTTGCTGGAGAAAGGCATCGAGAACCTGGTGCATCACATCGGCATTGTCAAGAAGGCCGGCATCAACCCGGTGGTCTGCATCAACTCCTTCTACACCGACACACCCGAGGAAATCAAGCTGGTACGCCGTCTGGTGGAGCAGGCCGGCGCCCGCTGCGCGGTGTCCGAGCACTGGCTCAAGGGCGGCGAAGGTGCGCTGGAACTGGCCGATGCCGTCATCGATGCCTGCAATGACCCGGTGGACTTCAAGTTCCTCTACCCGCTGGAAATGCCGCTGCGGCAGCGGGTCGAAGTTATCGCCAGGGAAGTTTACGGGGCCGACGGTGTAGTCTGGACTCCGGAAGCGGAAGCCAAAGCTAAGGCGATCGAAGAAAACCCCGCATATCGCGACTTTGCCACCATGATGGTGAAGACGCACTTGAGCTTGAGCCACGATCCAAATCTCAAAGGCGTACCCAAGGGTTGGGTTTTGCCGGTGCGTGACGTCTTAATCTTTGCCGGTGCCAAGTTCCTCTGCCCGATGACCGGCACCATCAGCCTGATGCCCGGAACCAGTTCCGACCCCGCTTTCCGGAGAATAGACGTGGATGTAAATACCGGAAAGGTCATCGGCCTCTTCTAA
- a CDS encoding thioesterase family protein, with product MAGELKIGLRGKAVTRVTEENTALAYGSGGAKVFATPAMIGLMENAALSSVDPLLEPGQITVGIRVDVEHLAATPIGMEVVARSELVEIDGKRLVFRVEAHDEQELIGRGTHERFIVNQERFLSRTAAKLKTTP from the coding sequence ATGGCTGGAGAACTAAAGATAGGTTTGCGCGGTAAAGCTGTTACCCGGGTGACGGAGGAGAATACCGCCCTGGCTTACGGCAGCGGCGGGGCAAAGGTTTTTGCCACCCCCGCAATGATTGGCCTCATGGAGAATGCGGCACTGTCGTCCGTGGACCCCCTTCTGGAGCCCGGACAGATTACCGTGGGCATCCGGGTGGATGTGGAGCACCTGGCCGCCACGCCCATCGGCATGGAGGTTGTGGCCCGTTCGGAACTGGTGGAAATTGACGGCAAACGACTGGTGTTCCGGGTGGAAGCCCACGACGAACAGGAGTTGATCGGCCGCGGTACCCATGAGCGCTTTATTGTAAACCAGGAGCGTTTTCTTTCCCGGACGGCCGCAAAGCTTAAAACCACCCCTTAA
- the ndk gene encoding nucleoside-diphosphate kinase has protein sequence MERTFVMIKPDGVQRNLVGNIIACFEKKGLKIVGLKMMRIPRDLAEKHYGEHKDKPFFGPLVDYITSGPVVAMVLEGKDAVSTVREMMGATNPLKAAPGTIRATYGMDIGRNVVHGSDSPASAGREINLFFSPEELVDYQRDVDRWIYE, from the coding sequence ATGGAACGGACCTTTGTGATGATTAAACCCGATGGTGTACAGCGGAACCTGGTAGGGAATATTATTGCCTGTTTTGAGAAGAAAGGGCTAAAGATTGTCGGCCTGAAAATGATGCGCATCCCGCGGGATCTGGCGGAAAAACATTACGGGGAGCATAAGGACAAACCCTTTTTTGGCCCCCTGGTCGATTACATTACCTCAGGGCCGGTGGTGGCCATGGTGCTGGAAGGGAAGGATGCGGTTTCTACCGTACGGGAAATGATGGGGGCTACCAATCCCTTGAAGGCGGCTCCCGGGACGATCCGGGCCACTTACGGCATGGACATTGGCCGCAATGTGGTCCACGGCTCCGATTCCCCGGCCAGTGCCGGGCGGGAAATCAACCTTTTCTTTTCCCCGGAAGAACTGGTGGACTACCAGCGGGATGTGGACCGCTGGATTTATGAATAG